In the genome of Natronorubrum daqingense, the window CGCTATCGGCGTTCGTTTCGGGGTCGACCCACTCGAGGAGGTTCGAAAAGACGGCTCCGGGCGAGGCAGCGAGCAGGTCCGTCGCGGTGAACGTGGCCTCGCGCCACGCTCCAGCGGGATCGACGAGGAACTGTCGTGCGTCACTATCGCGTAGGAAGTGACGAAGCGGTTTCGAGGTCGGCGACGCACCGAAGCGAACGACGACGTCGGGAGCCGGTATCGCGTCGATGTAACCGTCGTAGCCACCGCAGACGTACTTCTCAGGTGACCCGTCGTCGACGTGATCGCCGAATCGAACGGCGGAGAGGGGGTCCGCGAGAATCGGTGCGCCGACACGCTCGGCAACCGAAACGACGTGCGCAGGGTCGAGAGTCGAGAGCGAAACGGGGTCGGCCGGTCCGGCGACGATCACCGGTCGCTCGGCCGCCTCGAGAGCCGTTGCCAGCGATTGGGACTGCTCGTCCTCGAGCGAACGGACCCCTGCAGCCGTCTCGACGAACGCCCCGGATCTGCCTCGGCCAGCCAGGGTATCCGCAAACGACTCCGGAACGTCGCCGGGAACGTCGACTGGCTCGAGGGGCTTCCGAAACGGGCAGTTCAGGTGGACTGGACCGGGATCGACGCCGCCGGTCTCTGCGAGCGCCCGCGCGGCGGTAGTCCGAAGGCTCCTGACTTTCCGTTCGTCGGGTTCGGGGTCCGGCAGTTCGGCGTCCCACCGAACCGCGTCGCCGTAGAGCGACGGTTGGTCGACGGTCTGGTTCGCGCCGCTGTCGCGAAGTTCCCGCGGTCGATCGGCCGTCAAGACGAGCATCGGGACTTGCGCCTGATCGGCTTCCATAACTGCCGGGTGGAAGTTCGCCGCTGCTGTCCCCGACGTGCAGATCAGCGCCGTCGGCTCGCCGGTTCGTCTCGCACGCCCGAGCGCGAAGAAGCTCGCCGACCGTTCGTCGAGGTGCGAATAGACGTCGATATCGGGATGTGCAGCCGCGGCGACGGTCAACGGCGTCGAACGACTGCCGGGGGCGACACAGGCGGCCTCGAGTCCTCCCTTTGCCAGTTCGTCGATCAGAATCCGGCCCCACAGCGTCGAGCGATTGGGTGCGTCCATCTGATCACCTGAGTTCGTCGAGGATCGGTCGGAACTTGAGCTGTACTTCCTCCCACTCGTCCGTCGGGTCGCTGTCGGCGACGATTCCGTTGCCCGCGAAGAGCGTGACCGTGTCCTCGCGAGCGAGTCCCGAGCGAATGCCGACGGCGAACTCGCCGTCGCCAGCACCGTCGAACCAACCGATCGGGGCGGCGTACCAGCCCCGGTCGAACGTTTCGGCGTCCCGAATGGTTTCGAAAGCCGATCCCGGCGGGACACCGCCCACGGCGGGAGTCGGGTGGAGCGCTTCGACGAGGTCGAGAACGTGTCGGTCGTCCTCGAGAACGCCTGTGATCGGCGTCTGAAGGTGTTGAATGTTCGCGAGTCGTCTGATCGTCTGCTCCTCGACTGCGAGCGTTCGCGTGAGCGGTGTGAGTTGGCTCCGAATCGCGTCGACGACGAGTTCGTGTTCGTGCTGGACTTTTTCGCTCTCTGCCATCCGGTCCGCGAACGCCCGGTCCGCTTCGGGCGAGTCGCCTCGCTGTACCGATCCAGCCAACGCTTCGGTTTCGACCTGATTGCCGCGTTTGGAGACGAGCCGTTCAGGTGGGGCACCGAAGAAGGTCCCGCCTCCCTCGTAGCCCCCCAAGAACCGATAACAGTTCGGGTACTCGCGACGGAGTCGCTCGAGCGTCCCGGGAACGTCGATCGAATGCTCGAGATCGACCGAGAGCGACTGTGCGAGGACGACCTTTCTGAGCGAGCCCCGATCGATTCGCTCGAGGGCGGTTTCGACCTGTGTCGCCCAATCCGCTCTCGAGGTTGGGCGCTCGGTCGACGCGATACCGGGGCTCGCCGCCGTCGGCTTCATCGACGGTAACTCGGCGAGTCGCTGACTCCAGGACTCGAGTCGTTCCTGTGCGCGTGCCGAATCCTCGCCGAGCGTCGTCAGCCAGGTGCCGTCGTCGCTGCGAACGACGAGCGTTTCGGGGATGACGAACGACGCCGCGTCGAACCCGTTCCACAGTGTTTCCGGCACGTGTTCCTCGTGAAATGCAAACCCGCCGAACGCACGAGGCCGGGCGACGGCTGGGCCCGTGTGCTCGAGCGCGTCGAACGTCCGTCGTGTGCGAGTTCGAATCTGATCGAATCGGTTTGGGCCGCGGGCGCTGAATCGAGCACCGACACCCCGGCCGACGATCTCCACACCATCGGGCGTCGACCACAGGATCCGCGACTCGGCGTCCGTATCGACGATCGCGCCGAAGGAGACGTCCTCGAGTTCGCGGCTGTGGCTGACGAAAGAGGGCGGGCCGTCGGCTGGCTCGACCCCCGCCAGTCGACGGTCGCCCGACGAATGATCCATCGAACACAGTTCGGAACTGCCGTGC includes:
- the menD gene encoding 2-succinyl-5-enolpyruvyl-6-hydroxy-3-cyclohexene-1-carboxylic-acid synthase produces the protein MDAPNRSTLWGRILIDELAKGGLEAACVAPGSRSTPLTVAAAAHPDIDVYSHLDERSASFFALGRARRTGEPTALICTSGTAAANFHPAVMEADQAQVPMLVLTADRPRELRDSGANQTVDQPSLYGDAVRWDAELPDPEPDERKVRSLRTTAARALAETGGVDPGPVHLNCPFRKPLEPVDVPGDVPESFADTLAGRGRSGAFVETAAGVRSLEDEQSQSLATALEAAERPVIVAGPADPVSLSTLDPAHVVSVAERVGAPILADPLSAVRFGDHVDDGSPEKYVCGGYDGYIDAIPAPDVVVRFGASPTSKPLRHFLRDSDARQFLVDPAGAWREATFTATDLLAASPGAVFSNLLEWVDPETNADSDWIEQFRDAEREHWRLLEEARADEALEAHPFEGSVLATVFQRAPDPATVFVSNSMPIRDADRFVRPRATELTVLANRGASGIDGITSTALGAGSVCDEPLVLVTGDLAFYHDSNGLLAVERCDVDATIVVLDNDGGGIFHKLPIEDFEPPFTEQFKTPHGLEFDSLAEFYGLEFERVGPVDFADAYADSLEREGTQVLSVAFDSETNHRTRDSLERRVRDAVEDARTDSA
- a CDS encoding isochorismate synthase, producing MDHSSGDRRLAGVEPADGPPSFVSHSRELEDVSFGAIVDTDAESRILWSTPDGVEIVGRGVGARFSARGPNRFDQIRTRTRRTFDALEHTGPAVARPRAFGGFAFHEEHVPETLWNGFDAASFVIPETLVVRSDDGTWLTTLGEDSARAQERLESWSQRLAELPSMKPTAASPGIASTERPTSRADWATQVETALERIDRGSLRKVVLAQSLSVDLEHSIDVPGTLERLRREYPNCYRFLGGYEGGGTFFGAPPERLVSKRGNQVETEALAGSVQRGDSPEADRAFADRMAESEKVQHEHELVVDAIRSQLTPLTRTLAVEEQTIRRLANIQHLQTPITGVLEDDRHVLDLVEALHPTPAVGGVPPGSAFETIRDAETFDRGWYAAPIGWFDGAGDGEFAVGIRSGLAREDTVTLFAGNGIVADSDPTDEWEEVQLKFRPILDELR